A genome region from Populus alba chromosome 3, ASM523922v2, whole genome shotgun sequence includes the following:
- the LOC118046106 gene encoding pathogenesis-related thaumatin-like protein 3.5, which translates to MAPILGRHLLLFMVPLSVLLLQIAMAAGQNTSTEAKRFTLVNNCNETIWPGILTRGNNSNGYGFALQQGQTAFYNATAGWSGRMWARTGCSFDKNGNGTCQTGSCGTSMNCTVPSNPPNTIAEFTLGDVDFYDVSLVDGFNLPVVISPIDGKGNCSIAGCDGDLRQNCSSGLAVKADGKVIACRSACDAFNTDEYCCRGAYADPVACLPTNYSRSFKQVCPAAASYAFDDSLSIITCSASEYVVTFCASRNQKVCSYHDNKLGCNTSNGSKASPLGLGGWILVLALPLTYNLKMQFYLS; encoded by the exons ATGGCTCCAATTCTAGGTCGCCATCTTCTTCTGTTCATGGTGCCCTTGTCTGTGCTCCTTCTCCAGATCGCCATGGCAGCAG GGCAAAACACGTCCACAGAGGCAAAAAGATTCACGTTAGTTAATAACTGCAACGAGACAATATGGCCTGGAATCCTAACAAGGGGTAACAACAGCAATGGCTATGGTTTTGCTCTACAACAAGGCCAAACCGCCTTCTACAACGCCACGGCCGGATGGAGTGGCCGGATGTGGGCACGAACCGGTTGCAGTTTTGATAAAAACGGCAACGGGACCTGTCAAACAGGTAGCTGTGGCACCTCTATGAACTGCACAGTCCCGAGTAACCCACCCAACACCATTGCCGAGTTCACTCTTGGTGATGTTGATTTCTACGATGTTAGCCTTGTCGATGGATTTAATTTGCCTGTAGTAATTTCTCCCATTGATGGCAAGGGAAATTGTAGCATTGCTGGTTGTGATGGGGACCTCCGACAAAATTGCTCGTCCGGACTGGCTGTCAAGGCCGACGGGAAGGTCATTGCTTGCCGGAGCGCATGTGATGCTTTCAACACCGACGAATACTGCTGTAGAGGAGCATACGCCGATCCTGTAGCATGTCTGCCAACCAACTATTCCAGGAGTTTTAAACAAGTCTGTCCTGCAGCAGCTAGCTATGCATTTGATGACAGTTTAAGCATCATAACATGCTCTGCCTCAGAATACGTCGTCACCTTCTGTGCCTCGAG GAATCAAAAGGTGTGTTCTTATCATGATAACAAGCTTGGCTGCAACACATCGAATGGTTCAAAAGCATCTCCCCTTGGCCTGGGAGGATGGATTCTGGTGTTGGCACTGCCTTTGACGTATAATTTGAAGATGCAATTCTATCTCAGCTGA